A window from Betta splendens chromosome 1, fBetSpl5.4, whole genome shotgun sequence encodes these proteins:
- the atp5md gene encoding ATP synthase membrane subunit DAPIT, mitochondrial → MAGHDGGSQHQFTGIAKYFNSYTLTGRRNCVLATYASLVAIALFFKLKPKKKPAVTEK, encoded by the exons ATGGCAGGACATGATGGTGGCAGCCAGCACCAGTTCACTGGGATTGCAAAGTACTTTAATTCATACACATTGACAGGACGGCGAAAT TGTGTCTTGGCTACGTATGCCAGCCTAGTAGCCATTGCGCTTTTCTTCAAACTGAAGCCCAAGAAAAAGCCTGCAGTCACAGAAAAGTGA